The sequence TTTGCAGTATGCAGGTAAAAAGTGCAAAACACTGATACGTTTTGATTGTTCATCAGTTATCAGAATTAATTTCTTGCTGATGGACAGTTcgaaaataaaatgaaaagtgagtTCTGAACCACTCTTCTTACCTCCTTTGTATTCATTTATGGCCTCAGATAAAGCATCAATTGACTCAATGTCCAAATTGTTGGTGGGTTCATCCTTtaagagaaagaggaagttaGTTGCAGAATTCTCTCTGGTAGTACAACAATGTGGATAAAAGTCACCATTACCAAGATCAGGACATCAGGCTGGCGACAGGATAGTTCAGCAAATACTACTCTGGCCTTCTGACCACCTGTTAGATATAGAATCCAGACACTATATTAGAAAATGTCTCCTTCATTACAGCTGACAGTAAATATCTGACAGTTCATGTTCATACCAGAGAGTTTGGAGATCTGAATAGTATGGGCATGGCTCTCCAGGCCAAAACGTCCCAGGCACTTCCTGCTGTCCTGGTAGGGAAGGTTGAAGTTCCTCATCAGGTACTCGGTGGCAGTTTCTTCCATGTTCAACTGATCAGCATACTGTTGGTTGAAGAAACCCACTTTCTACAGGCAGACAAAACACCCAATTTATTACTTCATGTAAACTGAGCCAAAACAAAGTATTGTCAAACTATGTGATCACACAGCGTGACACATTTACAAACAGTTAAAGCTTCTCTACCCAAAGGAAAGTAGCCAATAGTCCATCATCAGTGCTAGCAGTGGCTTTCTAGACTAGGTTTGCTTTCTTCACTGATCAATAACCAATGCCCATTTATGCccattatatttaattattttattgttgttgttattgttttaggACCTTGGCACAGTACTGGACTATGTACAGGAAATAGCAATTTTTTTGCTATATGACACAGGTTAATGCAGATGCAATTTCACACTGTATACTTACAGAAATTAGATGTAGAAAGACATAAGCAGCTTGTGTAAAACAGCAAGCCATGGTGATGGAGTCAGTTAACTGGGTTTGACTGggtgaaaactttttttctaGATGTATGAATAGGTAATATACACCTATTAGCTGTAACATGAAGACCCGCATAATATTGAGTAGGATCTCCTTCTGCCACCAAAGCAGCTTCGAGCCTTTGAGGCATAGACTCTACTAGACTtctgaaggtatgctgtggtatctggcaccaagccgtcagtagcagatcctttaagaCCTGTAAGTTGCGATGTGGGGCTCCATGGATCAGACACATTCCACAGATGCTTGATTGCAAATTCAACTTTGATAGAATAAACCTAAAAGGCTTGCCTAGTTCTGTATTAAGATTGTTTGAACTGGTGACACAAAGGTTAATTTGTACCAGAATGATGGGAACAGAAAAGtatggagaaggaaaggaacagcTCATGATCCGAAGCACACCGCATCATTCTGTCAAACGTAGTCGGGGTAGTGTTATGGCATGGGCATGTATGACTGCCAATGGAACCGGGTCACTGGTGTTTATTGATGACCTGACCGCTCACAAAAGTAGCGGGATGAATTCTGAAGTGTTAAGGACTATACTCTCTGCTCAGATTCtgccaaatgatgaaaactaaTAGGATGCTGCTTTATAATGCAGAAAGATTGtgacccaaaacatacagcaaagtCAACCGAAGACTTtctcaaggcaaagaaatggGATATTATTCATTGGCCAAGTCAGTCACTTGATCGCATAGTAAAGCCAAGACTGAAGGCAAAAAGAAtgacaaacaagcaacagctgaaagcagctgcagtaaaggcctggcaaagcatctcaaaggaGGAAGCTCAGCATTTGGTGATGTCCATGGGTTCCAGACCTCAGGCCGTCATTGACCACTAAGAATTTTCATCCAAGTACTAAAAACAATCCCTATACTTGTAATTATGTTAGTTATGTCATTTATGAGCCAGTCATTTTTGTCAAACCtcttgaattaaagctgaaagacttcactttgctcacatcttaagtgtttcatttcagatttagTGCGGTGGTATgcagaggccaaatgccaaaagaTTTATATTTGTCCCAGTATATATGTACCTAACTGCATTTGCCCAACAGTGTTCTTTAACAGCTTCACCTATCATTAGCTCTTACCTCTTAGGTTATGTTAAGATGAAAGCCTTACACAAACCAGTGGTAGAACAGTAAATACATATTTCTTGTCAGATGAGAAAGTTGTCACTACAGACACCTCTCCATAAACTTGCCCCTATCTATATTTGGTGATAACAGTGACAATGTGTAAACATTAACAGTGAGTTACTCACCAAGCGATGATTCTTCCTCATCTCACCTTtagtctgaaaaataaatatctggtcaacacagcagcagatagattttcaaaaaattatttttgcatatcGTCACACTTACAGGATTTAATTTtccagtgagcagcagcagcagggtaCTCTTCCCAACTCCATTGGGTCCAACTATACAAactatacaaacaaacaaaattaagaaaatgtaaagCCAGAACTGAAATAATTATctaacaaataattaaaacagtgaATGCTGTCGACAGTGTATAATGCGAGGTGATGCCAGCACAACAATGATGCAGGAAAGTTAGAAGAGAAACTAATCTATGACGGTGCAGCTGAAGATTTTTCTGCCATGATCAATATTAACAGCAGTAGTGCAATGGCCATACCAAACATGCCTGTTTGGAAAGGATCATCTGCTTAACATCTAGTATTGCTTTTTGAagctttcttttaaaattagCTGACGCCTTAGGAAGCATAATCAACATGGCTGAGAGAGGGGAGTAAGTcttatcttctctctcttcaagACTGTATAACATAGTCTAGGGCTGCCCTTACCATTACTTTTTTATTGATTGTAATCACTACACCATATACACCACATACTACTattactgataataataataatatcaataacaataaacaaatgtcaATTGCCTGATCATAAATATATTGGACCTCATTCAAAAGGTTTACTGTGACACAGATTTATTTAATCACCGCGTGTCACAGCAGCAATTTACCTGAACTGgggacttttgtttttctttgttcattttttactTAAATCTTAAAATGGTTATGATATGAATTTAATTACATAACATAGTTACTGTACTTAGAAATGTATGGCAAATTTGtagggaaagaaaaataactgttTTTAGCAGATTTTAGCAACAACCTGTAATTTAAATTCAAGGCATTTGTCACTTATATATAGCTGTtagagtaaaaagaaaatagctGTTCCATCAGTGTTACATGGAACATGGTTAAATGTTACATCACCAAAACTGCAGTGGTGCAGAAATTACAGTTAACAAGATGAAGAAACAAtaagaaaatcaattttaagTGACTGTTCTCCACCCACTCCATTAgccgatgtgcccttgagcaaggcacttaacccccccaccccatttGCTCCTTGGGCACCTGAAAAGGCAGCCcacttttcctgtgtgtttcagcaacACGTTGTTGGGTACTTACTCCTGGAGTCCATGTCAATTCCAAAGTCCACATTTTTGAAGAGAGGCTTCTGACCTTCATAGCCAAAGTCAACACCTGAATAGGGAGAATCCATGGAGTCAAAATCTTGCACAATTTTGAAGCAAAAACTAATACAAAAACCTAAAATACAGTAGGTGGCACGTGGCTACAGAAAGATCACCAGGGAGCTGGACgttttaagaaaacacacaggtaAGATCATCACCATGCTTCATGACAGCGTCACGCGAGTGGCTGCCTGTTACAGCAGCTCCTACTCTTTTCTTATCTATCCCTTCCTCCCTTATATTTAGAACTTTTTTGtaactttaattttctttttgcactATGGAGACCAAAGTTACATTACTCTTGGAGTCCGTCTGATAGACACGGCTCTATTGTTTACAGTAGCGCTCCGTAATAAAGAGGCGCTGCCCCAGGAGAGACCCGGGGGCCCCTGAGAGCCGAGGAGGAGGAAACGGGGGAGCCATGCTGAAGTTCAGTGCTGTGCCAGAAGGAGACGGTACGGACCTGTTATCTTGTCCATCATAATGGGAAATGTAAGATCTCTCCCTAGTAAGACGGATGGGCTAGCGGCACTAGAGGGAATACTGAGAGTGTAGCATAATGCTGTTTATGGAGACATGGTTAACCGGACTACCTCCGGACACAAACATCACTCTGGGTGGGCTTCCAACTGATGCAAGCAGACAGGACAAAGGGAAGCGgtaagagaaaaggaaaagggcTGGCAGTATTTTGTGAATGACTGATGGTGTAACTCTAGGCACATCACTATTCAGGAGCACATCTGATATAGAACCACTAAACTGTTGGCCATTGGCACGAGGCCATATTATCTCGCACATCATGATGATGCTGTTTACATTTCCCCCCCTCTGCTAACGTGGACGCAGCCTGCGATGTCCTCCACTCTGTCGTAGGCAGGCtacatacacagcacacacagacactctctcTGATCTCTGGGGACTTCAACAAtgcctctccttcacacactctgCCCACTTTCAGTCAGTATGTCACCTGCCCCACCAGAGACAACAAAATACTAGACTTATTATATGCTAATACCAAGGAGGCATATAACTCATCTCCCCTCCCACCCCTGGGAAGATCTGATCAGTGGAGTCTGGGAAGGCCTTAAAACCATCTAAGGCTACAAGGATACTAACTTCCACACTGATGGGGACCTGAGTGAGTGAATGATCTAAACCTGTTCTTTAACAGGTTTGATCAGTCGCCTTTCCCTCCTCATACCCAGCCACCCATCCCTGTATTCCCAGGGCACTGTCTCACCAGGACAAGCCTAggagcactgtgagaatcatgttctttgattttCTGATCCAGGACTATGTGGACTGATGGCAGTGGAACCGTCTCTAGATCACCGTGGGAAAAACAAAGGAGCTGATGGTGGATTTTAGCAGGTGTGGTCAGCATGGGACGGTAGTCACTGAAGCAGGACACAGGGGACTTTTTTGGCATGGGGACGATGGTAGCGATTGTGAAGCACGTTGGAATGATGGCACTGCTCAGGGAGGTCATAAAGCTTCTCCAGCAGATCATCACGCAGGTTGCATTTAGCATGATGTCTTTAGCGTACCAGTGCCTGGCAGTTGTAGACATGGACACCAGCTCTGTTGACTTAGATGTGCCATGAGGGTACACGGTCACTGCATCACAAAACggaactgttttgtttttgtttttttttattaaccaGATTCAGTGTCAACAGCAAGCATTAGACACTTGCACACAGCTGCACTGTGTAAAAGTTTTAATTTCACTACAAGTGTCAAGCAGATACCACCATCATAgcttaaagagttgatagtatactattatcccaccagagctttacgttgCTAgaatgcagggttacttgtggttaGAGTgttcaaaagtagattgggaaccagagcctttagttatcaagctcctctactgaGAAACCATCCTCCAGTTTCGGTCCAGCAGGCGGACACTCTCTCTACTTTTGAGAGAAGACTcaaacttaaaactttcctttctgataaagcttatagttagagTTGGTCTATaccggcccctagttatgttgctataggcttagactgccgggggatctcccatgatgcactgagctctctcttcctctccttctgtacaCATTGATGTCTCATTAATGCATGTAACTAACTCAAcatcttccctggagtccttgtaCTTTTTCGTCTCACAAatattaatagtaataataaagaATTCAGTGCACAGAAGAACATATGGTTGTGAATGCATTATGCAATGATACAGCAATCTGCAAATATTCTTACTGTGAAGTCCCAGTATAGGTGGTGAAAGAGGAGGTGGATCGGGGAAGGTGAACTTGACAGTGTATTCTTTAGGCCTCTTCAGTAGCTCTGTAGCCTCTTGGCTCTCCTCTTCCTGACCTCCTTTCTTCTTgcctttctgctgctttctggtCAGGGCGTCCTTAGTTTGCTTCTCCTGAgaggaaacataaaaaaaacataaaaagaaacatgtcagacacaaaaacatcatgagacaaaatggatggaaatgGCATTGGTGTCAACTGTGAATTTCAAGTTGTGGCACACCATAGCTTGGGTTCTATGTTACGCATTTGCTAAAGACATCAAGACAGAGATATTTATTGTACTCATCCATGAAGCAAATGGATCCTTGACATTATttgaactgttttattttgtttgattttctaaAATGAATTTAGCTCAAGTTGTCAAAAGACTGATTTTCTCTTtaaagtcatttcatttttatgacatGGTTTTATGAAACTGAGGGAACAGCCACACTCACAGCCTGTTTGGTGGACTTGCCACCAGCCTTCAGCTCTTTGAGTTTCTTTTCCTGCTTGTCGTATTGTTTCTGCAGTTCCTTCTGCTTCTGCACGTACATCTTCTTAAAGGTcacttaaataaaagaaaaaataagtgATTTAAAGCTGAATTCCCAGTGTCAGTTTTCATCTGTGTATGTCATTATTCTTATTCTGTCTAACCATACCACTAACCAAGTCCTGCTTGTTTTCCACAAAATTCTCACATAAGCTGAGTTGCTGTAATCTCCTTTTAATTCTCAGCATTTCTCAGTAATTACTCAAAGTCATTATTCCATTCCAGCTGTAAGGGagttacaaaaatatataataaaactGGTAAGCAAATAGTTTATTTATTAAGTCAGCAgttataaacaaaaacatgtacacaagATCACctgaaacaggaaactaaatggaaaaatcaaaccaaaaaagatttttagtttttagtttagtttagttagtttttgAGTGTAAACACAACGTGTAAGGATACTTACAGTAGTTCCCTCTGTAATAGTAGAGTTTCTGGTTATCTAAGTGGATGATATCCGTACACACATCATCGAGGAAACTCTGGTCGTGGGAAACTATGAGGAGAGTCTTCTTCCAGCCTTGAAGGTAGCTaagtaaatgtgaaaacacaaatctcTGTAAAGGTGTGGCACAGACAGTGCTGTCAATACTACAGAGCTACATAATTTGTCTTATTAAGACTGTGGCCAAAAGACCAAATTTTCTATAGCCAAGGGAAGCAGATCATTAAACAAGACTCCGTGTTCATGAGAAATGTCTTCAGAAGTGGAGCATGTGTTCTCATTTACATTATTCACTTATAGTTTGCTGACATCTTCTGTGTTGTTAGAAGCTGAACATTAAACATTATATAGAAAAAGTATCACACCCCTTATGGACCTGCTTTGCAGGGGTTGGGCTTTGGGCCCTTGGGCCCTTACTTCcagaagggaaatcttaatgactcagcataccaagacattttgtgcacaaagcaagatcaatccaaagacatggttggatgagtctggtgttggagccaggccttttcatccaacatcagtgtctgacctcacaaatactctactgcatgaatggggaaaaaatcCTTCAGAAACACTCAgaaattttgtggaaagccttccctgTTACACTATCTATGTATTCAGAATGTGAAGTGATTGAAGTCCAAGTGTAATGGTGAGGTGCTCCAATAGTTTTGCCTATATAGTATAGTAAGTAAGAgcctttgggttttgaactgctGGCTGACCCAAAACAGTAATTTGAAGACAACTTTGGGCTTTGACATTTTCTAAACTACATGATTAATTGTAAAAATGATCATCatattaattgataatgaagAAAATCACTAATTGCAGTCCTTCTTTTAACCTATGTCAATATTTTGACTGTtgattcaataataataataataataatagtaataacaacaacaacaatcgtcatcatcatctgccACTTAGTAGCTTACAGTAGGTTACTATAGTGATCTACCCCGTTAAAAGTGAGCCAGTGGTGTgaagctaaaaaaacaaaaaaacaaaaacccttaGTTCAGACTCTGATAACCCACTAATGTTCCTACACGAGCAGGCCCCTGAAGGAGTATACAGGCATAAACTGCAGAAGCTAGCATGGCAAGTTGGCTAACAATGGCAGTCACGTAGTCTTCAAACACTGGATCATCATCCTGCAGGCAATTTCCTGAGTCAAAGTTAAATCAGATGTAACTTTGCTTAGCCAAGTTAACTTTATCCACAGATCAAGATCATTTGTTATAATAATATCCCTTGCCATTCTTAAACCTATTTCATAACCACTGTTATTATATACTGAGTGATACAATACAGGGAATCACATTAGATGAAAAAGCTGCTATGTACTTATTGAGCCAGATTACAGCGTTGAGGTCCAGGTGGTTGGTGGGCTCGTCCAACATCAGCAGAGTGGGCTCCATGAACAGAGCCCTGCAAGTACAGAAGGTAACAGTGAGTGAAACAGAACTAACAGGTTCATGCTGGACCAGATCCATTAATGACATTTGCAATGTTGTACCTGGCGAGGGAGACTCTCATTCTCCAGCCTCCAGAAAACCTCTTGGTAGCTCTGTTCTGCATCTCAGGGGTAAATGACAGACCAGCCAGGATCCTTCTTGCCTTggcttcagctgctgcagctccaatTGCTCTCAGCTCTTCGTAGACCTGCCAAGGAGGAGAAACACTGAGAGTGGTCAACATACACAAGCCGTAAGATGATCGGACTGGATGTAAACAAGCCAATTACAAATCTGATTATCAATTGCCATAAATAATCCCTTATCATACAGGCAAAGGGCATGGACTATATgataaatatttacaacaaataGTCTGGGGAAAAATTGCACTGTTTGCAACCTTAAGGTTTGTTTTCAACCTGTTTGATCATGTGACTGCTCTAATTTCTTGGCCTGTCaaatttctttgatttctttattCATAGTAATAAAAAGTATGACCCAGCTTTTTCCTGAAGTACACTGGAGTTATCTCTTAAATCTGCATTAATAGATGCCCACAGGAAACCCAAAAAAcccccacaaaaaaacaaacaaacaaacaaacaaaaaaaaactactacactgacattttgtcatCTTGTGAAATTAACAAAGTGAACAGTTACTTGTTTACATATCCACCAAACACATAACAGCACTAGCATCATTTGGAGCTGTGCCGAATCTAATATTTTCCATATTCTTCACTATTCTCCATTTCAGAACCAAAATCAGTTTGATTTCTATCAACAACCTGCATCCTGCACACACCATACCGCCAAGATGGACTTGACACTGATGTTGATCGACCGAACATGTATAGTTGTTAATTCCCTTGTATGCATAAATCTAATGTGAGTGTAGCTCCAAGTTCTTTGGATTAATGGTGAACTGATGATTATCCTCAATGTTCCGTTAACATATTGTTAAATTTAACAAGGCTGAGCTTACAGTGAACATCTACTCTTTCTTATGCCTTATAAAGAGATACTAATTCAGAAAACTTTTAACATAATTCAGTATTAATTTTATGTCCATGTAAAGAGAACAAGTAAAACATGATGTGTCTTTACGGTGCAGTTTACACATTTTTACAACTGCTGACCGAACAAAGAAATGTTACTGGGTGAAGCATGATGTGGAACTTGGCTCGTTCAAGCTTGTGCAGCATGTGCAGTTTAATGGCTAGAGTGAAGATTGCTGCTTCAAAAAGGGAGTCAATTAAGTCAAATCTTTTGGTTTAGgtttaaaatgcattaatttaatttatttttggagCACCAAATAGCAATGGATATTCACTTTTAAAAGAAGCATGGTAAGTCAGTAACACACGCTTAGCCTTGATAACTTAATGTGTCTTTCAAAGTATGTTTACTTCTCATTCAATTTTTTTACAGCCAGAAGGAGTATGAAATTGTAGTATGAAATTGTCAGAAAAGATTTTGACTAAAGttggatttaaattaaaagactGAGTTTCTTTGactaaatcaaaaacaaaaacactcaaatgtGACTTCAAACAAACTAcaattttcaataatgttcaaTAAAATTACACTAAATTATAAATGTTACAATTAACAGTAATGCTGACTGTGTTCTTGTGGTTTCATCAtgctctgtgttgtgttgtgctggcTTTATTTTATGATAAAAAGACTAAATTAATTTTGTGAATAATACCAGAGCTTCAGTGAAAAGACATTAATATAAAGAAATCAGTGAACCACTTTTTATGTCAACCTGGCCGctaaatttcaaaatattttgataatacACACTCACTTTCTCCAGCCTGTCAGCCACAACATCTTCCCCCTTCTCTAAACGAGCCTGGAgctgtttctcttcctccaaGAGCCTCAGACGGCGAGTGTCTGCCTTCAACACTGCCTGGACTGCTGGCGTGTCATCAGCTACCACCTCTAACAGAAACAAGGATATGCCAGAGTCagtacagacagagacagagaaattaTGGTGAGCACATTCTAAAAGGTCACTTACCCTGTtcacacagcaaaacatcaaTGTTGGGGGGAATACTAAGAGCTCTGTTGGCTATGTGTTTCAGCAATGTGGTCTTTCCTTTGCTGAgcaacaagacaaagaaaagagcacCATAAATCAGTTATCAATGTACAAGTCAACATCAAGCAAGACACTGGGTACTACTACAAGCCATGATAACCTGGCTGCTAATCATAACAcaagaaaacctgcagtgagCTTTGGCAGCATAGGCTGCAGCAAATTCAAGAGACTAGGGTGGCCTCCCCAAAATATCATGTCAAtaatgtatctgtgtgtatgtctcaCATGGGCTACTTTCAGGGACTAATTTCAGATTAGTTAATTGACCATTAGCAAAGCCTCAACCCTTTGCTATCAGCCACCACTGCTCTGTCAAGCTGCCACACCTAGCAAAGAGCCTACACCATTTCTAACTGCTCTCCCTGAGGAAATACTTttgggaaaatgaaaatgcaatttcaGAGAGAAGCATAGATCACCTAGCCATTGAGACAGAAGTTCCAAAAAATAACCATCTTTGTCATTATTCTCAACAATCACCAAGTCtggtttaattaaaataaaacctttattCACTGTGTTAGATCTAATATTCTGGATCCACAGTTTTCCTCGCCTGCTTCTCTTTTGTCTGCCCTCCCTCTTCCCATCTTTTCATATGTAGTCGGGTGAATAAAGGGTTTATTTCAACCAAACCACggcagaaagaaaagctgaagttTCTGTGAAGTTTGGGTGATCATAaaacttgtgtgttttatgacaaGGTAAAATTACTTCCAATGGAGTCAAATGTGTTTGGCAAGAGAGACGCAGCTGCTGTTTCTTGTTTAAAAGGTCTACCTTTGCAGGGATACTTTCCataatgttttcagacacaTGTAACAACGTGACCCtgtcagtggaaaaacaagcactttAAGCTGATGTACTTTTATTGTTGAAGTTGTCCAAAAGCATTATATTGCTGCTCAAATTGACCCTACATCTATTGTATCTATTAGTTACTAACCatcacagatgaagacagatgaataaatatatactttattgatcccgacGGAAATTCAGTATCCAGTAGCATCAgtacaagacaaaaaacataaatatgcatgCATTAAACTATGAAGTACAAAAACATGAAgtataaagacaaaaaattcTAGAATATATATTAAACACAGtaacagaacaaaagaacaaaatcagTCCAGTGGCATCCACACCATTACGAAGTGAGAAAGTGACGAAAAAAAAGTGCGCATTGTGAGCCATGCAGTCCAACTCTGTCCTGACAGGAAGGAGTTGAAAAGCCCTATGGCCTGAGggacaaatgacctcctcaaCCTATacacagagcaggacagagacagcaacCTGTCACTGAATGTGCTCCTCTGCTGATTTAAGGTGCTGTGCTGAGGGTGCCATTGCTCATTATAGACATCACTTTGTTCAGAATCATCTTCTCTGCCACAGAAAAGAGGCTGCAGCTCTGCCCCCACTACAGAACCAGCCTTCCTCACCAGCCTGTCCAGCCGCAAAGCGTCCTTCTTCTTAACGCTGCctccacagcacacacacagaagagaacaCTGGCTACGACAAACCTGGTAGTTTCCGGCAGATGCTTAAggacctcagcctcctcaggaaatagaCCCATCAAGTTTGTAATCCAGTTGCAGTCCCAGGTACTTGTAGATTTGAACAAACTTCACACACTCCCCGTCAATGTTTACCAGCTGTAGGTCGGCTGTGGGCCTGTggaagtccaccaccatctccttgGTTTTGGAGACATGCACCACGCCACAAAGTCCTTCACCAGGGTCCTGTACATCTCCTCCTGTACACCCCACAACTGCAGTCATCTGAAAACTTCTGCAAGTGAACTGACTATGAGTTGTATTTGAAGTCCAAGGTGTACAGCGTGAACAGGACAGGGCAAAGCAGTCCCCTGTGGTGCTCCTGTGCTGCTGATTACAGTCCCAGTCGTTCAGCCCCTTAGGGTGTGGTTTCTTGAGGACAGGGATGCCCTCCACTGCAGAGGGACCCTTCCCTGTCGCAAGGTTCAGGTTGAAGATATGCTTTGCCAGGGC comes from Scatophagus argus isolate fScaArg1 chromosome 17, fScaArg1.pri, whole genome shotgun sequence and encodes:
- the abcf1 gene encoding ATP-binding cassette sub-family F member 1 isoform X1 translates to MPKKLKEEAEWVDDDVTPTAAEKPVKKGKKDKKGKKSFFEELATESNPVKTNEEVVKDTQGKQKKKKDRRKGKDGDADEDDEDVMFKLKNLIVQASDEEDEPVITPSKGNTKKKGGNIFAALSQGQSDEDASLEEEDKPTSKEKKTDKKKDKSKPKKTKVASDEEDEDDEETTMKQTKKVEAQPKSPEIDEGEKPKKDKKEQHQKGKPVERSRSQDEDEEDDESDGGDMMMSAEDVIAEQAKQQEDDPFANLSKKEKKKKKKQMEYERQVASVRAQNNLEGDFSISQAEISSRQAMLENASDIKLERFSISAHGKELFVNADLLIVAGRRYGLVGPNGKGKTTLLKHIANRALSIPPNIDVLLCEQEVVADDTPAVQAVLKADTRRLRLLEEEKQLQARLEKGEDVVADRLEKVYEELRAIGAAAAEAKARRILAGLSFTPEMQNRATKRFSGGWRMRVSLARALFMEPTLLMLDEPTNHLDLNAVIWLNNYLQGWKKTLLIVSHDQSFLDDVCTDIIHLDNQKLYYYRGNYLTFKKMYVQKQKELQKQYDKQEKKLKELKAGGKSTKQAEKQTKDALTRKQQKGKKKGGQEEESQEATELLKRPKEYTVKFTFPDPPPLSPPILGLHSVDFGYEGQKPLFKNVDFGIDMDSRICIVGPNGVGKSTLLLLLTGKLNPTKGEMRKNHRLKVGFFNQQYADQLNMEETATEYLMRNFNLPYQDSRKCLGRFGLESHAHTIQISKLSGGQKARVVFAELSCRQPDVLILDEPTNNLDIESIDALSEAINEYKGAVMIVSHDARLITETQCQMWVVEDCTINQIDGDFDDYKREVLEALGETMVNKVNT
- the abcf1 gene encoding ATP-binding cassette sub-family F member 1 isoform X2, whose amino-acid sequence is MPKKLKEEAEWVDDDVTPTAEKPVKKGKKDKKGKKSFFEELATESNPVKTNEEVVKDTQGKQKKKKDRRKGKDGDADEDDEDVMFKLKNLIVQASDEEDEPVITPSKGNTKKKGGNIFAALSQGQSDEDASLEEEDKPTSKEKKTDKKKDKSKPKKTKVASDEEDEDDEETTMKQTKKVEAQPKSPEIDEGEKPKKDKKEQHQKGKPVERSRSQDEDEEDDESDGGDMMMSAEDVIAEQAKQQEDDPFANLSKKEKKKKKKQMEYERQVASVRAQNNLEGDFSISQAEISSRQAMLENASDIKLERFSISAHGKELFVNADLLIVAGRRYGLVGPNGKGKTTLLKHIANRALSIPPNIDVLLCEQEVVADDTPAVQAVLKADTRRLRLLEEEKQLQARLEKGEDVVADRLEKVYEELRAIGAAAAEAKARRILAGLSFTPEMQNRATKRFSGGWRMRVSLARALFMEPTLLMLDEPTNHLDLNAVIWLNNYLQGWKKTLLIVSHDQSFLDDVCTDIIHLDNQKLYYYRGNYLTFKKMYVQKQKELQKQYDKQEKKLKELKAGGKSTKQAEKQTKDALTRKQQKGKKKGGQEEESQEATELLKRPKEYTVKFTFPDPPPLSPPILGLHSVDFGYEGQKPLFKNVDFGIDMDSRICIVGPNGVGKSTLLLLLTGKLNPTKGEMRKNHRLKVGFFNQQYADQLNMEETATEYLMRNFNLPYQDSRKCLGRFGLESHAHTIQISKLSGGQKARVVFAELSCRQPDVLILDEPTNNLDIESIDALSEAINEYKGAVMIVSHDARLITETQCQMWVVEDCTINQIDGDFDDYKREVLEALGETMVNKVNT
- the abcf1 gene encoding ATP-binding cassette sub-family F member 1 isoform X3; translated protein: MPKKLKEEAEWVDDDVTPTAAEKPVKKGKKDKKGKKSFFEELATESNPVKTNEEVVKDTQGKQKKKKDRRKGKDGDADEDDEDVMFKLKNLIVQASDEEDEPVITPSKGNTKKKGGNIFAALSQGQSDEDASLEEEDKPTSKEKKTDKKKDKSKPKKTKVASDEEDEDDEETTMKQTKKVEAQPKKGKPVERSRSQDEDEEDDESDGGDMMMSAEDVIAEQAKQQEDDPFANLSKKEKKKKKKQMEYERQVASVRAQNNLEGDFSISQAEISSRQAMLENASDIKLERFSISAHGKELFVNADLLIVAGRRYGLVGPNGKGKTTLLKHIANRALSIPPNIDVLLCEQEVVADDTPAVQAVLKADTRRLRLLEEEKQLQARLEKGEDVVADRLEKVYEELRAIGAAAAEAKARRILAGLSFTPEMQNRATKRFSGGWRMRVSLARALFMEPTLLMLDEPTNHLDLNAVIWLNNYLQGWKKTLLIVSHDQSFLDDVCTDIIHLDNQKLYYYRGNYLTFKKMYVQKQKELQKQYDKQEKKLKELKAGGKSTKQAEKQTKDALTRKQQKGKKKGGQEEESQEATELLKRPKEYTVKFTFPDPPPLSPPILGLHSVDFGYEGQKPLFKNVDFGIDMDSRICIVGPNGVGKSTLLLLLTGKLNPTKGEMRKNHRLKVGFFNQQYADQLNMEETATEYLMRNFNLPYQDSRKCLGRFGLESHAHTIQISKLSGGQKARVVFAELSCRQPDVLILDEPTNNLDIESIDALSEAINEYKGAVMIVSHDARLITETQCQMWVVEDCTINQIDGDFDDYKREVLEALGETMVNKVNT